Genomic window (Planococcus sp. MSAK28401):
GCGCAATGCGTCCCAGCGTTCGCTGTTGTAGCCGCGGCGTTCGAAAAAGCTGCCCGTATGCCATTCAGAATCCTTGAATTCGCTGAAGGCTCCTTTTTCTTCTGCCAATCCCGCAGATGCGCGGATTGTGTGCCAGGCGATTTCTTCGTACAAAGTATCGGCATACTCGACCGCTTCTTCTGTTTCCCAATGGATGCTGCGAAGCGCCAGCAAGTGGTGCCAACCGAATGTACCTAATCCAACGGCGCGATATTTTTGGTTCGTCACTTCTGCCTGGCCGACGGAAATGGTATTCAAATCGATGACATTATCAAGCATGCGCAATTGAATCGGAATGAGGCGGGACAAAACGTCCGCTTGCACCGCTCTTGGCAAATTGATGGATGATAAATTGCAGACGACGAAATCGCCCGGTTTTTTCACAGTGACCAAATTGCCTTCTTCGTCTTTGTATTCTTTGATGATTTCAGTCGGCGACATGTTCTGTGCGATTTCACTGCACAGATTGCTGCAGTAGATAGACGTTTTGCCGATGCCGCGCAAGTGCTTGTTCGGGTTTTGGCGGTTCACTTCGTCGCGGTAGAACATATACGGCGTGCCGGTCTCGAGTTGCGACACCATGATGCGCGCCATAACATCCATTGCACGGAACGATCTTCTTGCCAATAAAGGATGGTTGACCGCTTCCTCGTATTTTTCAGTAAAGTATTTATGATCCATTTCGTCATAGAAATCTTCCAAACCAAGCAGATTGCCCTGATCGTCTTTCCAGCCCATCACTTGCTTAACTTCGTGCGGGCAGAACGTATGCCATTCGCCGACGCTGCGGCCGTTTTCATCCGTTTCCTGCAATTTTTGCATAAACAAATCCGGAATCGAGACGCCAGTGAAAATATCGTGTGCTTTGCGGCGCTCATCGCCATTATTCGTTTTCAAATCCAAGAAGCCGTTCATGATGTCTTTATGGAATACATCCAAATAGACTGCCACTGCGCCTTGGCGCTGGCCAAGCTGGTCGACGCTGACGGCAGTGTCGTTGAGCAGGCGGATCCACGGGATAACGCCGGATGAGTTGCCTTTGAATTTGCGGATGTCTGAGCCGAGTGCGCGCACTTTTCCGTAATAAACGCCGAGGCCGCCGCCGTCTTTGCTCAGGCGCGCGACATCCCAGTTGTTCTGGTAGATGCCATCAAGCGAATCCGCTACGGTGTCGATAAAGCATGAGGACATTTGCCCGAAACTTTTCCCGGCATTCGATAAAGTCGGCGTTGCTACCGTCATATACAAATTGCTCATCGCCCAATACGCTTCCTTGACGAGTTCCAAGCGGCGCACTTTCGGTTCTTTTTGCATCAAGGTCATCGCGATCACAAGAAACCGCTCCTGCGGCAATTCCCACACACGCCCGTCATAGTCTTTTGCCAAATAACGATCCGCCAATAAAAACAGGCCTATGTAATTGAATAATTCATCGCGTTCTGGCGCAATTTCTTGGCCTAATACACGGATTTCGTCCTCGGAATAGGCTTCCAGCAAATCTTTCGAATAAATGCCGAGTCGGCTCAGCCCCTCGATCAACCCGTAAAAATCATCGTATTTGTTCGCTGCGCTATAGCCGCGCGTTTGTGCGGCTTGTTCGTATAATTTCTCCAAATACAATCCTGCCGCCTCAAATGTCCAATGCGGCTCGTCCATCGACACCCGGTCAAGTGCATCTTGAATTTTTCTATCGCGTTCTACTGCTCCTAAAGTCATTTCAACACAGCTCCTTTGCGTATTCATTTGCGATCATTCGGCGTTCTTTTCGCTCCTGTGCGTTCTCAAACAAACGTTTTTCGTTTTCCGTTTCCGGCACTACGCCTGCGACCAGCGTCGGCCTGCCTTCTGCATCCACGGCCACCATTGTTAAAATCGAAGTGGTCGTCAAACTGCGCGTGCCGCTTTCGATGTGCTGGCATTCTGCTTTGACGTACACTTCCATCGAGGTCCGGCCTGTTGAAATGACGACGCCTTCCAAAATCAAGATGTCGCCGACTTTCGCCGAGGACAGGAAATTGACGTTGTCGATCGATGCGGTCACGACTGCGCGCTGGCTATGCTTCATTGCCGCGATAGCCGCAATTTCATCAATATACGCGAGGACTGTGCCTCCGAAAATGGTGCCCATATGGTTGGTATCCGGCGGCAAGACGAGCCGGGACTGGATGGTCCTGGACACGCCGGCCGGAAGTTGTTGTCTATGCATGATGAATTCCTCCTTATAAAAACAAAAAAGCCCCCACTCTCCGGAGAGAATGGGGGACATGAAGGCAAGTCAATCATATGGGCATACTTGGGCCCCACAAACCAAACCTTTATCATCCTTCCCAATTCCCGGAGAAGTGCAAAACGACAACAAAGGCAGGTCTCCTGGCTCGCGCGTCACTCTCGCCATGCCCTTCCCGTCCATTGGACAGTGGGATTTCATGGTTCGTCTGCGCTTACAGTTGCGGGAACAGCTCCGGGGTTTCACCGGATTCCCTATTCAGCCCATATGGGGCACCTTTGTTGCGGTATCACTATATATGGTGTTGAATTTTTGCATCATCACCAAATCTTGTAGTTTCACTATAGACCAGTTCGAAATTTGCCGCAAGGATTTTCTTGGAGTTCCTGAAGAAAGCGAAAAAGGGTCTAGTCGCTGGCGTGTTTTTCGTAGAAACCTTTCCATTTGTAGTTATTTTTTGATACGAAGTTCCTCAATTTTTTTTGTTTAAATGAAGATAGCGTGCGCTTGCTTGTGGAACTGTTTCGGTCGTTGGTATGTGCTTCATCTTGGTAGTCGCCAGCCTGCTTTGGGTTGGCCTTTGGCAACAAGCCAATGAATTGGCGAGAAGGAGTTGAGCCGATTCATTTGCGACGCATCTGCGTAGCAGATGTGGGAGCAAGGTGTTTGACCTGATGCTTGAATAAATATTTATCTAAGGCGTCGGCTCACCCTTGTCGCTGGCTGGCTAAGATATTTCATAAATTCTTGTAGGTCTAATTAAATCTGCTCCTTTAGATAGTTGCCGGCTTGTGGGGGAATCGCTTCCCGGGATGGGCATGTCATTAGGTAGTGAGAGCTTGATTGAAAAATTGTATCGGTGTTCTTTTTGTGCTTCATTTTATTAATCGCCGCCCGGCTTTGGGTTGGCCTCTCGCAATAAGCCAATTCATTTGCGACGCATCTGCGTGGCAGATGTGGGAGCAAGGTGTTTGACCTGATGCTTGAATAAAACATTTATCTAAGGCTTCGGCTCACCCCTTTGCGCTTGGCGGCTAGGAGATTTCATTGTTCTGTGTGTGTTTAATTAGATCTGCTTCTTTAGTTAGTTGCCGGCTTGTGGGGGGAATCGCTTCCCGGGATGGGCATGTCATTAGGTAGTGAGAGCTTGATTGAAAAATTGTATCGGTGTTCTTTTTGTGCTTCATTTTATTAATCGCCGCCCGGCTTTGGGTTGGCCTCTCGCAATAAGCCAATTCATTTGCGACGCATCTGCGTGGCAGATGTGGGAGCAAGGTGTTTGACCTGATGCTTGAATAAAACATTTATCTAAGGCTTCGGCTCACCCCTTTGCGCTTGGCGGCTGGGAGATTTCGTTGTTCAATGTGCGTTTAATCGGATCTGCTTCTTTAGTTAGTTGCCGGCTGGTTGGGGAATCGCTTCCCGGGATGGGCATGTCATTAGGTAGTGAGAGCTTGATTGAAAAATTGTTTCGGCGTTCTTTTTGTGCTTCATTTTATTAATCGCCGCCTGGCTTTGGGTTGGCCTTTCGCAATAAGCCAGGAAGGAGGCTTGTCTTATTGCTTCGGCTCACCCTTGTCGCTGGCCGGCTAAGATATTTCATTGGTCTGTGCGTGTTTAATTAGTTGCCGGCTGGTTGGGGAATCCCTTCCTAAGGCTTGCATTGGTAAGATAGATGGTGTTTATTTCGGGAGCTCATTTGTGCTTCACCTTGGTTTTCAATACCTTGCTTTGACACTTCCTGCAACAAAATCCTCGCCGCTTCCCGCAACGTAATCTATTTCCCGGGAAATAAAAAGGCCGCGCAATTGTCTGCGCGGCTTTTGTTATCCATCGACCCATTCAGATTCAGCTTCTGGCTGTTTCCCTTTTTGGTTCGTGGCTTCTTTATTGTCTTTGCTTGTATACGGCTTAAAACTTTTGGCTTTGTTTTTGCCTTTTTCCCAACGGTTCCAGCCTTTTTTGCCGGTTCCTTGGCCTACGCCGCTTTTTGATTTTGCTTTCGCTTTGCCCATTTCTTTCACTCCCGTTCACTCATCGTGACGTTCAGCTTACCACATCCCGCCGCTTTCGTGAACAGTTCGTGTTTAGGCCTCGAGCACTTTCTGGATGTCTTTGTGCATCGAATCGGGCGTATCTTTCGGCGCGAACCTCGCCACGACTTTACCGTTTGAGTCGACAAGAAATTTCGTGAAATTCCATTTGATGCCGCTCGACAGGAAGCCTTTCGTGTTCGACGTCAAGTGATCGAACAGCGGATGGGCTTCTTTTCCGTTCACTTTGATGATGTCGTGCATCGGAAACGT
Coding sequences:
- a CDS encoding ribonucleoside-diphosphate reductase subunit alpha, yielding MTLGAVERDRKIQDALDRVSMDEPHWTFEAAGLYLEKLYEQAAQTRGYSAANKYDDFYGLIEGLSRLGIYSKDLLEAYSEDEIRVLGQEIAPERDELFNYIGLFLLADRYLAKDYDGRVWELPQERFLVIAMTLMQKEPKVRRLELVKEAYWAMSNLYMTVATPTLSNAGKSFGQMSSCFIDTVADSLDGIYQNNWDVARLSKDGGGLGVYYGKVRALGSDIRKFKGNSSGVIPWIRLLNDTAVSVDQLGQRQGAVAVYLDVFHKDIMNGFLDLKTNNGDERRKAHDIFTGVSIPDLFMQKLQETDENGRSVGEWHTFCPHEVKQVMGWKDDQGNLLGLEDFYDEMDHKYFTEKYEEAVNHPLLARRSFRAMDVMARIMVSQLETGTPYMFYRDEVNRQNPNKHLRGIGKTSIYCSNLCSEIAQNMSPTEIIKEYKDEEGNLVTVKKPGDFVVCNLSSINLPRAVQADVLSRLIPIQLRMLDNVIDLNTISVGQAEVTNQKYRAVGLGTFGWHHLLALRSIHWETEEAVEYADTLYEEIAWHTIRASAGLAEEKGAFSEFKDSEWHTGSFFERRGYNSERWDALRRKVAASGVRNGWMMAVAPNSSTAKIGGSTDGIDPLYAVEYAEEKKNFRFNVTAPDLNHRTYDYYRRARHVLDQKWSIRQNAARQRHIDQSISFNLYVPHTIRAKELLELHLEAWNCGLKTSYYVRSTSQEEIEACEACES
- a CDS encoding acyl-CoA thioesterase, with protein sequence MHRQQLPAGVSRTIQSRLVLPPDTNHMGTIFGGTVLAYIDEIAAIAAMKHSQRAVVTASIDNVNFLSSAKVGDILILEGVVISTGRTSMEVYVKAECQHIESGTRSLTTTSILTMVAVDAEGRPTLVAGVVPETENEKRLFENAQERKERRMIANEYAKELC
- a CDS encoding DUF3934 domain-containing protein, with the protein product MGKAKAKSKSGVGQGTGKKGWNRWEKGKNKAKSFKPYTSKDNKEATNQKGKQPEAESEWVDG